The nucleotide window CCAGCCCGCCAAGCGTCGCCCAACCCGCCGCGCCCTCGGCCCACCGCACCGCGCCGCCCGCCTCGGGGCCACGGCCATGCGCGACATAGGTCAGCCCGGTGCCCAGGAACATCACGCCGATGGCCACCATCTGGGCCGTGGTCTTCCATTTGGCCAGCTTGGTCACCTGCAGCTTGCCCGACTCCGCCCCCAGGAACTCGCGCAGCCCGGCCACAAACACCTCGCGGAACAGGATCGCGGTGGCGGGCAGGATCAGCCAGGGGTTCATGCCCGAATAGCCGGTGATGACCACCAGCGCGATGATGACCATCGCCTTGTCGGCGATCGGGTCCAGCATCGCGCCAAAGCGGGTCTGCTGGTTCCACAGCCGCGCCAGGTAGCCATCGGCCCAGTCGGTCGCCGAGGCACCCAGGAACAGCGCCAGCGCCGCCCAGTCCGCCCAGGGGCGGCTGAAATACAGGAACATGATCGGCACGCCGGGTGCAGCCAGCAGGCGCAGAACCGTCAGGGTATTGGGAATTGTCCATCTCATATGCTCAGTCCTACCCGTTCAGCCCCTGGCATGGAAGAAGTCATGGATGGCCTGCGCCATCGCTTCGGAAATTCCCGGCGCGGCCTTCAGGTCGGACAGGCCCGCGCGGGCCACCGCCTTGGCACTGCCGAAATGTTGCAAAAGTGCTCTTTTGCGGGTGGCGCCCACGCCCGGGATATCGTCCAGCGGGGTCGCCCCCACCGCCTTCGACCGCTTGGCCCGGTGCGCGCCAATCGCCCAACGGTGCGCCTCGTCACGCAGGC belongs to Frigidibacter mobilis and includes:
- the pgsA gene encoding CDP-diacylglycerol--glycerol-3-phosphate 3-phosphatidyltransferase encodes the protein MRWTIPNTLTVLRLLAAPGVPIMFLYFSRPWADWAALALFLGASATDWADGYLARLWNQQTRFGAMLDPIADKAMVIIALVVITGYSGMNPWLILPATAILFREVFVAGLREFLGAESGKLQVTKLAKWKTTAQMVAIGVMFLGTGLTYVAHGRGPEAGGAVRWAEGAAGWATLGGLALIWIAAALTLVTGWDYFRKALPYLKDPPK